The Streptomyces sp. V4I8 genome includes the window CCGCCTCCACACCGCCCACGACGCGGACGTCATCGCCGTCGTCGAGAACGGCCGGATCAGCGAGCTGGGCAGCCACGACGAGCTGGTCAGGGCGGACGGGGCCTACGCGGGGCTGTGGCGGTCGTGGCACGGGTGAGGCGGGACGGGTCCGGCCCGGGGTTGCGCGCTCAGCGCCGTCACCCCGGGCCATCGCACCGGAGCGCACCCGTGCCGTTGCGCCGGGGCGAAAAGGGGTGGAAGGCTGGATAGCGGCACCGGTTCGGGGAGCACCCGGGAACCGCGCGGTTCGCGCCGGGTGCGGCCTGTGCCCCGGGCCGCGGCGGCCCGGCGCCGACCGCGGTGAGTTCGGGCCTGTCCCCACCACCTGGAGGTACCCGTGAACAGCGCCGACGGATGGGGTGACGACGTCTACCAGCCCGACGCATCCGATCAACGTGAGGACACAGGGCTGCTCGACGCGGAGGACACCCTGGAGAGCGACGGCGTCGACGACCCCCTGGACCGGGGCTGGTCCCCTCCGGACAGACCGTTGGCGGTGGAGCACACCGGCGTCACGGCCGCCGAGCGCCATCAGGGTGAGACGCTCGACCAGCGCCTCGCCGAGGAGCAGCCCGACCTTGCCGCCCCCGACGGCGACGGTCTCGGCGACGCCGAGGGCACCGACGGGGAACTCCTCGACAACGAAGTCGGCGCCCTGCGCTCCGGCCGCCTCGTGGCACCCGACGAAGGGGCCCACGAGGACGAGGAGAGCGCCCTGGTCGCGACGGACGTGGGCATCGACGGTGCGGCGGCGTCCGCCGAGGAGGCCGCCATGCACATCGTCGACGAGGACGCCCTGTACGGCTGACCCTCGCGGTCCCGGTACGGCTGCCCCTCGCGGTCCCCGTACGGCTGCCCCTCGCGGTCCGGGTACGGCTGATCCCCGCAGCCCCTGTGCCGCAGTCCCCGCGCCAGTCCCCACGCCTTCGACCCCACGCCGTCGGCTCTCGCCGACGGTCGCCATCAAGGCCTCCGCACACGAGGAGCTCGCATGCAGCAGGACAAGCACCCCGACTACCACGCCGTCGTCTTCCGCGACCGCGCCGCAGGCTACGCCTTCCTGACCCGGTCCACCGCGACCAGCGACCAGACCATCGAGTGGGACGACGGCGAGACCTACCCGGTCGTGGACGTCGAGATCTCCTCGGAGAGCCATCCCTTCTACACCGGCAAGGCACGGACGGTGGACTCCGAAGGGCGCGTCGCGGCCTTCGAGCGGCGCTACGGCGGCGGGGCGGCACAGGGCGGCTGATCCGGGGAGCGGACCGGCGCCCCCTGGCGTCGTCCGGCCGCTCGGTGCCACCGGCGGATCACCGGCGTGCGGATCACCAGCACGCGGATCACCGGCTTGGCGCCGTGGAGGCCCCCACTCGCTCAGATCACGTTGAGCGCCGCGGCGCAGCCCACTCCGCCGAGCACCATGAACACCGGCATCAGCACCTTGAGCTCGACCCAGCTGCCCGCCCGGAAACGCATGGCCTTGGGTGGTCCCAGTGGGTACCAGCGCTTGCGGCCCACCGGGATGGGCCACAGGATCGGGCAGCCGGACACCGTCAGCGCATCCCCGATGTCGTGCACCAGGGCGCCCAGCACGATCGGCAGGCCCAGCCACAGATACTCCTGGCCCGGCGCCGTGAACAGCCAGTCCGAGCCGTTGCCCGGCTTGTCCAGCACGCCCGCGAGGATCCACGCGCTCGTCGCCGCCAGCAGCCACACCAGGACATCGCTGCTGGAGCCCCGGGCCGCCCGCCACAGCAGACCTTCGATGGCGAGCACCATGTGCGCGAACAGGATCGCCAGCACCGCCCACCGGCCACCGGTGATCGCCAGGACCGAGGCGCCTCCGCCGATCATGACGGCCCACAGCCAGGTGTGCGTGAGGGTGCGGTGCCCACCCGAGCGCCGCGGGTCGCCCTGCTTCTTCGTCGCCTTGTAGACGGCGTACGACAGCTTGTCGACGATCTCGCACAGCCAGCGCGACAGCGGTCCGAAGGCCCGCGAGATGGTGGCCGCCTTGTGATCGAGGTCCGGCGCCAGGGCGGCTCCGGCGCAGATCAGCGCGCCGACGAGGAGGACCGGCCAGGGCATCCCGTGCCCGGCAGCGGCGGCCGCCGCTCCTACGCCGAGCCAGGCGGCAGCGCCCGACAGTGAGTGTGCTGGTCCCATCATCGGTGTTGCCCGCCCCATTCCTCGTGTGCCGCTGTCCAGTTGACCGGGTTCGCTGACGTGTCGTCGGCGACACAGCGTAGCGTTCGCGATCTTCGTGCTTGCATCCGATTCCCCTGTGAGGGAGATGGACAGGCAAGATGGGTGGGTGACCCTCATCGATCAGCTGCCGCCGACCGCCGACCCAGACGCCCTCTACGAAGCCTTCGAGTCGTGGGCCGAGGAGCGCGGCCTCACGCTCTACCCCCACCAGGAGGAGGCGCTGATCGAGGTGGTCTCCGGCGCGAACGTGATCGTGTCGACGCCCACCGGCTCCGGCAAGAGCATGATCGCCGCCGGCGCGCACTTCGCCGCGCTGGCCCGGGACGAGGTCACGTTCTACACCGCTCCGATCAAGGCGCTGGTCTCGGAGAAGTTCTTCGAGCTGTGCAAGATCTTCGGCACCGAGAACGTCGGCATGCTGACCGGTGACGCGTCCGTCAACGCCGACGCTCCCGTCATCTGCTGCACCGCCGAGGTGCTCGCGTCGATCGCGCTGCGCGACGGCAAGGGCGCGGACGTCGGCCAGGTCGTCATGGACGAGTTCCACTTCTACGCGGAGGGGGACCGCGGCTGGGCCTGGCAGATCCCGATCCTGGAGCTGCCGCAGGCGCAGTTCATCCTGATGTCGGCCACGCTCGGCGACGTCTCGATGTTCGAGCAGGACCTCACCCGGCGCACCGGGCGCCCGACATCGGTGGTCCGCTCGGCCACCCGCCCCGTGCCGCTGTCCTACGAGTACAAACTCACCCCGCTCACCGAGACCCTGACCGAGCTGCTGGAGACCAGGCAGGCGCCGGTCTACATCGTGCACTTCACCCAGGCTCAGGCCGTGGAGCGGGCGCAGGCGCTGATGAGCATCAACATGTGCTCGCGCGAGGAGAAGGACCAGATCGCCGAGCTGATCGGCAACTTCCGCTTCACCACCAAGTTCGGCCGCAACCTCTCCCGTTACGTGCGGCACGGCATCGGCGTCCACCACGCCGGCATGCTGCCGAAGTACCGGCGCCTGGTGGAGAAGCTCGCGCAGGCCGGCCTGCTGAAGGTCATCTGCGGTACGGACACGCTGGGCGTGGGCGTCAACGTCCCCATCCGCACCGTGCTGTTCACGGCGCTGACCAAGTACGACGGCAGCCGGGTGCGCACGCTGCGCGCCCGCGAGTTCCACCAGATCGCGGGCCGCGCCGGGCGGGCCGGCTTCGACACGGCGGGCTTCGTCGTGGCCCAGGCACCCGAGCACGTCATCGAGAACGAGAAGGCGCTGGCCAAGGCCGGCGACGACCCGAAGAAGCGCCGTAAGGTCGTCCGCAAGAAGGCGCCCGAGGGCTTCGTCGCCTGGACGGACAACACCTTCGAGAAGCTCATCGCCTCCGAGCCGGAGCCGCTGACCTCCCGCTTCCGGGTGACACACACCATGCTCCTGTCGGTGATCGCCCGGCCCGGCAACGCCTTCGAGGCGATGCGGCACCTGCTGGAGGACAACCACGAGCCGCGCAAGCAGCAACTGCGGCACATCCGGCGCGCGATCGCCATCTACCGCTCGCTGCTGGACGGCGGCATCGTCGAGAAGCTCGACGAGCCGGACGCCACGGGCCGCATCGTCCGCCTCACCGTCGATCTCCAGCAGGACTTCGCGCTCAACCAGCCGCTGTCGACCTTCGCGCTGGCCGCGTTCGAGCTGCTGGACCCGGAGTCGCCGTCCTACGCCCTGGACATGGTGTCCGTCATCGAGTCCACCCTGGACGACCCGCGGCAGATCCTCGTCGCCCAGCTGAACAAGGCCAAGGGCGAGGCCGTCGCCGCGATGAAGGCGGACGGCGTCGAGTACGAGGAGCGCATGGAGCGCCTCCAGGACATCACCTACCCGAAGCCCCTGGAGGAGCTCCTCTTCCACGCGTACGACACGTACCGCAAGAGCCACCCGTGGGTCGGCGACCACCCTCTGTCGCCGAAGTCCGTCATCCGGGACATGTACGAACGGGCGCTGACCTTCACGGAGTTGGTGTCCTTCTACGAGCTGGCCCGCACCGAGGGCATCGTGCTGCGCTACCTCGCCAGCGCCTACAAGACCCTCGACCACAACATCCCGGACGACCTCAAGTCCGAGGATCTGCAGGACCTGATCGAGTGGCTGGGCGAGATGGTGCGCCAGGTCGACTCCAGCCTGCTCGACGAGTGGGAACAGCTCGCCAACCCGGAGGAGATGACCGCCGAGGAGGCCCAGGAGAAGGCCGACGAGGTCAAGCCGGTCACCACCAACGCGCGTGCCTTCCGCGTCCTCGTCCGCAACGCCATGTTCCGCCGCGTCGAGCTCGCCGCACTGGACCAGGTCGAGGAGCTGGGCGAGATGGACTCCGAGGGCGGCTGGGACGCCGATGCCTGGGGCGAGGCGATGGACAAGTACTGGGACGAGTACGAGGACCTCGGCACCGGCCCGGACGCCCGAGGCCCGAAGCTGCTGGTGATCGAGGAGGAACCGGCGAACCGTCTGTGGCGGGTCCGCCAGATCTTCGACGACCCGAACGGCGACCACGACTGGGGCATCAGCGCGGAGGTCGACCTCACCGCCTCCGACGCGGAGGGCCGCGCGGTGGTCCGCGTAACCGACGTAGGCCAGCTGTGAGCGCTGTGAGCACAGGAGAATCCCACCCATGACGACGAACCCGGCCGAGAGGCTCGTCGACCTGCTCGACCTGGAGCAGATCGAGGTCAACATCTTCCGTGGCCGCAGCCCACAGGAGTCCCTGCAACGGGTCTTCGGCGGCCAGGTGGCGGGCCAGGCGCTGGTCGCCGCCGCGCGCACCACGGACGGCGACCGCCCCGTGCACTCGTTGCACGCGTACTTCCTGCGCCCGGGGCGGCCGGGCGTGCCGATCGTGTACCAGGTCGAACGGGTGCGGGACGGCAGGTCGTTCACTACCCGCCGGGTCACCGCGGTGCAGCAGGGCCGCACGATCTTCAATCTGACCGCCTCCTTTCACAAGCCTGAACAGGGGAGCTTCGAGCACCAGCTGCCGCCGGCCCGTAAGGTCCCGGACCCGGAGTCGCTGCCGACGGTCACCGACGAGATCCGGGAGCATCTGGGGGCGCTGCCCGAGCAGTTGGAGCGGATGGCGCGCCGTCAGCCGTTCGACATCCGCTATGTGGACCGGCTGCGCTGGTCCGCCGAGGAGGTCAAGGACGCGGAGCCGCGCAGCGCGGTGTGGATGCGCGCGGTCGGACCGCTCGGCGACGACCCGGTCGTGCACACCTGCGCGCTGACCTACGCCAGTGACATGACCCTCCTGGACGCCGTGCGCATCCCGGTCGAGCCCCTGTGGGGCCCGCGGAGCTTCGACATCGCCTCGCTGGACCACGCGATGTGGTTCCACCGGCCCTTCCGCGCGGACGAGTGGTTCCTGTACGACCAGGAGTCACCGATCGCGACCGGCGGGCGGGGCCTCGCCCGTGGGCGGATCTACGACCTGGAGGGACGGCTGCTGGTGTCCGTCGTCCAGGAGGGATTGTTCAGGTCGTTGTAGCCCGGCGAGCTTTGCGACGGAGCCGGCTCAGCAGGCCACGTGGCGGTTGCGGCGCTTCAGACCGCCCCGGCTCCTCGGGCTGTCCCTCAGGCTGACCCCAGTTCTCACGCTGCCCCGGCTCCGCAAGCCGGTGCGTACCGACGTGCCTTGGATGCGCGGGAGCCGGCGTCCGTTTCGCCGTGGGCCGCGGCGCGGGCCGCGTGTCGCGTGCCTCCTCCAGGACCGCCGCCAGGTCGGCCCGCAGCAGGCTGATCTCGTCCAGGTCGTCCGCCGTCATGATCCTCTCGGCGATGAGGGCGCCGGGTGAACCGGGTGCGCCCGATGCAGGCGGCCCTGGCCGGAAGCGGTTGAGATGGGAACGCTCATAGGGGTCGGGGACGATCTCCGCGACCTGAACGGGGTCGAGGAAGGCGGCCAGGGCTCCGGCGCTCTCCCATGGGTCTTCGGCCAGTCGCAGCAGGAATCCGCGATGGCGTCCACGCCAGTTGCGCGGCCGCAGGTCCACGCCCGCGTCCAGCAGACCGCGCGGTCCCTCGGGCATACGACGGGCGTTCAGCACAGGGGCGTTCTTCTCGTCGGCGGCGAACTGCTTCAGCTCCTCGGCGAGATACAGCCAGACCACGGCTCGGTAGCGGTTCAGGTACCACTTCACCGGCACCACCAGGCCCAGGCGGGCGAGGCGCGTGAACCTGCCGGCAGGCACGTTCATGACGTCCGCGCCCTCCGTCGTACCCACCACCTGCACGCGGTCCAGCAACGCCTCGGGAACCCCGTCCCCCGAACTCAGCCGATCGATCTCGGACCGTGGGACGCGCCTGCCCCCACCTCCTTCGTCAGGCACCGTCCGGATGAGTCCGAGGTGAACGGCGAGGTCCAACTCGCCTCGCTTCAGTCCCAGTTCCCGGGCCGCGCGACTCGGCGTGAAGGAAAGAGGGCCGTACGGTTTCGTGATGGTGTCGCCTGACATGGTCGGTCTCCCCCGTGGAGTCAGTGGCTCACGCTCTGTGCGCTCGCCGTGACAGAAACCGTAGCCCCTTCGCCGGATCTCGTGGCGGGCCTGTGGATAACTCCGCGAGGGATGACGAACCAGCAGGTCAGAGGTCTGTGATCGGTGTTCGTTCGGGCTGTCGGGCGTCCACGTCGAGGTGTTCGCCGACCCGGTTGACGAGCAGGGTCATCTCGTAGGCAATCTGGCCGATGTCGGCTTCCGCACCGCTGAGCACGCACAGGCAGCTGCCGGTGCCCGCCGCGGTGACGAACAGCACGGCGTCGTCGAACTCGACCATCGTCTGCCGCACTCTGCCCGCGCCGAAGTGCCGTCCCGATCCCTTGGCCAGGCTGTGCAGTCCGGACGAGACCGCGGCGAGATGCTCGGCGTCCTCGCGTCGCAGTCCCGTGCTCGCTCCCGTCACCAGACCGTCGTTGGACAGCACCAACGCGTGCCGCACATGATCGACGCGCTCCGTCAGGTCGTCCAGGAGCCAGCCGAGTCCCTGGTTCTGCGCCATGATCCGGTCTCCCCGTGTAGATGTCTCCCCCTGCGCCGGAGGATCTCTTCGCCACCCTTCCCGACGATCCGGCCCGCGGGCAAGGAGGATGGAGGCATGGCGCAGAAGATGACCGATGAGGAATGGCGGGCGTTCGTCTCGCAGGGCACACACACCGCGAAGCTCTCGACCGTGCGAGCCGACGGAAGTCCCCATGTGACGCCGATCTGGTTCGTGCTCGACGGGGACGACCTGGTGTTCACCACCGGCAAGTCGAGTGTGAAGGGCCGCAATCTGGCCCGTGACGGCCGGGTGGCGTTGTGCGTGGACGTCGACCGGCCGCCGTACGACTTCGTGGTGGTGCAGGGCCGTGCCCGGATTTCGGAGGATCTCGATGAACTGAGGCACTGGGCCGGTCGCATCGGGGCGCGCTACATGGGCGAAGAGCGCGCGGAGGAGTTCGGGGCCCGCAACGGTGTGCCGGGTGAACTCCTCGTCCGCGTCTCGATCGACAAGGTGCTGGCGGAGAAGGGCGTCGCCGACTGACAGCCGGCCGAACGCCGGTCGGCCTCAGGGGCTGACGGCGGACGACGACCGGTCAGCCCACGGAGTCGAGGAGCCGGGCGGTGTGCATGCGCCCGGCGTACTCGACGAGCCGGATCAGCACCTCCTTCCCCGAGTCGCGGTCCCGGGCGTCACAGAGCACCACGGGAGTTCCCTGGTCCAGGTCGAGGGCGCGCGAGACGTCCTGGGCGCCGTACGCCCGGGCGCCCGCGAAGCAGTTGACGGCCACGACGAACGGGATGTGCCGGTGCTCGAAGTAGTCCACCGCCGGGAAGCAGTCCTCCAGGCGCCGGGTGTCCGCGAGGACCACGGCGCCCAGGGCTCCCTGGGACAGTTCGTCCCACAGGAACCAGAAGCGGTCCTGACCGGGAGTGCCGAAGAGATAGAGGGACAGGCCGGAGCGGATGGTGATGCGCCCGAAGTCCATGGCGACCGTAGTGGTGACCTTCTGGTCCACGCCGTCGGTGTCGTCCACCAACTGCCCGGCTTCACTGAGCAGTTCCTCGGTGCGCAACGGCCTGATCTCACTGACCGCGCCCACCAGGGTGGTCTTGCCCACGCCGAATCCACCGGCGACAAGGATCTTCAACGCCAGCGCGGCGGTCTCGCCGTCGGAGGCGTCGGGGTGCTCGGAGACCATCGATCACTTCTCTCGGGAGTACCGGCATCGGTCGACGTCACGGTGTGAAGTCAGCATCATGACAACTGCGGCTGCCTTTCGTGGGGTTGGACCGCTTTTGGCTGGTTCTGAAAGGTCGTCTACAGGGCCCGCAATCCTTCGATCACCTCGCGCAGAATCCGTTCGTCAGGAAGCTGCGCGGGCGGTACCGGACGGCTGACGGTGACGCAGCCCATTTCCAGGAGGTCGCCGAGGAGCACCCTGACGACCCCCACGGGCAGATCGGCGCCCGCCGCGAGTTCCGCGACCGACTGCGTCTCCGGTCTGCAGAGCTCGACAAGGACCCGGTGTTCCGGCCCGAGCGCGGTGTCGTCGTCGGCACCGGGCGCGGCTGCGTCCAGAGTGACCAGGGCGATCAGATCGAACCGCACCCCGGTGGGGCCGGGTTTGGTGCGCCCGCCCGTCATGGCGTACGGGCGGACGAGGGGCCCGGCCTCGTTGTCGTACCACTGGCTGCCCTGCTCGCGCGGGTCGGCCGTCGTGTCCTCGGTCATGTGCGCGGACCCCTTCCGGCTCATCCCGCGGCGGGCGGCCGCGCGGCGGCGCGCGCCGGCGTGTAGAGGTGTTCGCCGACGCGCTTGACCAGCCGTGCCATCTCGTACGCCACCAGTCCGATGTCGGCGGTGACAGCGGTGAGGACGGCGAGGCAGGAGCCGTCGCCCGCGGCCGCCACGAACAGGAAGGCGTCGTCCATCTCCACCATGGTCTGACGCACCCCGCCGGCGCCGAAGTGCCGGCCCGCTCCCTTGGCCAGGCTGTGGAACCCGGAGGCGACCGCGGCGAGGTGCTCGGCGTCCTCACGACGGAGTCCGGTCGACGCGCCCACGGCGAGCCCGTCGTTGGAGAGCACCACGGCGTGCCGCACCTCGCTCACCCGCACCACCAGGTCGTCCAGCAGCCAGTCGAGTTCGCCGGACCGCTGGGCGGCCCTCATGCTCGGATCCTGGATCATGCGAGGTCTCCTTCGCTGCTGTCGCTGTGCGCTGTGGAATCGGGCGTGCGGGCGCGGCCGGGCTGCCTGCCGCCGCCGCGCGCCCAGCCGTCGCGATAGGCCGCCATGCGGTCCCTGACAAGTTCGGGGGTGCGCCGTTCGTCGTCGCGGGAGGCGGCCGTTCCCGGCTGTTCCTCGTGGCGCCCCTCGCGCAGTTGGGGGGCGAGACTCGCCTGCCGTACGCGGCGTGGGAGGTCCTCGGAGGCTTCGGAGTCGTCCGGAGGGCGGTGCAGTCGCAAGGTGGTGACTCCGGGGGGTGGGGTGTCGGTCTCGGTCTCCGCCGCCGCCGGTGCGGGAGCCACCAGCGCGGGCCGGTCGGCGACGGCGTGCACGGACTCCTGACGCCGGTCTGCGACGGCATGCACGGACTCCTGGTGCCGATCGGCGGCAGGCACGCGCGCGTACTCGCGCTCGGCGGGCCGATCGGCAGCCGCCGACTTCTCGCCGGAACGTTCCGCCGCGGCGCTCTGGAGCAGGGCTGTGGGCAGCAGGACGACCGCTGTGGTGCCGCCGTAGGGCGAGGTACGAAGGTGCACCTTGATGCCGTGCCGGGATGCGAGCCTGCTGACCACGAAGAGACCGAGCCGGTCGCTGTCGAACAGGTCGAGCGCCTCGGACTGTTCGATGCGCCGGTTGGCCTCGGTGAGGGTCTCCTTGCCCATGCCGAGGCCGCGGTCCTCGACCTCGACGGCGTAACCGTTGCCGACGGGCTCGCCGGTGACGCGCACGCGCGTGTGGGGAGGCGAGAACTGGGCGGCGTTCTCGATGATCTCGGCCAGGAGGTGGGTGACGTCGGCGACGGCCGCGCCGATGACGGCCGCCTCGGGGAGCTGTCGTACCTCCAC containing:
- a CDS encoding DUF5709 domain-containing protein is translated as MNSADGWGDDVYQPDASDQREDTGLLDAEDTLESDGVDDPLDRGWSPPDRPLAVEHTGVTAAERHQGETLDQRLAEEQPDLAAPDGDGLGDAEGTDGELLDNEVGALRSGRLVAPDEGAHEDEESALVATDVGIDGAAASAEEAAMHIVDEDALYG
- a CDS encoding type B 50S ribosomal protein L31 produces the protein MQQDKHPDYHAVVFRDRAAGYAFLTRSTATSDQTIEWDDGETYPVVDVEISSESHPFYTGKARTVDSEGRVAAFERRYGGGAAQGG
- a CDS encoding metal-dependent hydrolase, with translation MMGPAHSLSGAAAWLGVGAAAAAAGHGMPWPVLLVGALICAGAALAPDLDHKAATISRAFGPLSRWLCEIVDKLSYAVYKATKKQGDPRRSGGHRTLTHTWLWAVMIGGGASVLAITGGRWAVLAILFAHMVLAIEGLLWRAARGSSSDVLVWLLAATSAWILAGVLDKPGNGSDWLFTAPGQEYLWLGLPIVLGALVHDIGDALTVSGCPILWPIPVGRKRWYPLGPPKAMRFRAGSWVELKVLMPVFMVLGGVGCAAALNVI
- a CDS encoding DUF3516 domain-containing protein translates to MTLIDQLPPTADPDALYEAFESWAEERGLTLYPHQEEALIEVVSGANVIVSTPTGSGKSMIAAGAHFAALARDEVTFYTAPIKALVSEKFFELCKIFGTENVGMLTGDASVNADAPVICCTAEVLASIALRDGKGADVGQVVMDEFHFYAEGDRGWAWQIPILELPQAQFILMSATLGDVSMFEQDLTRRTGRPTSVVRSATRPVPLSYEYKLTPLTETLTELLETRQAPVYIVHFTQAQAVERAQALMSINMCSREEKDQIAELIGNFRFTTKFGRNLSRYVRHGIGVHHAGMLPKYRRLVEKLAQAGLLKVICGTDTLGVGVNVPIRTVLFTALTKYDGSRVRTLRAREFHQIAGRAGRAGFDTAGFVVAQAPEHVIENEKALAKAGDDPKKRRKVVRKKAPEGFVAWTDNTFEKLIASEPEPLTSRFRVTHTMLLSVIARPGNAFEAMRHLLEDNHEPRKQQLRHIRRAIAIYRSLLDGGIVEKLDEPDATGRIVRLTVDLQQDFALNQPLSTFALAAFELLDPESPSYALDMVSVIESTLDDPRQILVAQLNKAKGEAVAAMKADGVEYEERMERLQDITYPKPLEELLFHAYDTYRKSHPWVGDHPLSPKSVIRDMYERALTFTELVSFYELARTEGIVLRYLASAYKTLDHNIPDDLKSEDLQDLIEWLGEMVRQVDSSLLDEWEQLANPEEMTAEEAQEKADEVKPVTTNARAFRVLVRNAMFRRVELAALDQVEELGEMDSEGGWDADAWGEAMDKYWDEYEDLGTGPDARGPKLLVIEEEPANRLWRVRQIFDDPNGDHDWGISAEVDLTASDAEGRAVVRVTDVGQL
- a CDS encoding acyl-CoA thioesterase II, which produces MTTNPAERLVDLLDLEQIEVNIFRGRSPQESLQRVFGGQVAGQALVAAARTTDGDRPVHSLHAYFLRPGRPGVPIVYQVERVRDGRSFTTRRVTAVQQGRTIFNLTASFHKPEQGSFEHQLPPARKVPDPESLPTVTDEIREHLGALPEQLERMARRQPFDIRYVDRLRWSAEEVKDAEPRSAVWMRAVGPLGDDPVVHTCALTYASDMTLLDAVRIPVEPLWGPRSFDIASLDHAMWFHRPFRADEWFLYDQESPIATGGRGLARGRIYDLEGRLLVSVVQEGLFRSL
- a CDS encoding DUF6397 family protein yields the protein MSGDTITKPYGPLSFTPSRAARELGLKRGELDLAVHLGLIRTVPDEGGGGRRVPRSEIDRLSSGDGVPEALLDRVQVVGTTEGADVMNVPAGRFTRLARLGLVVPVKWYLNRYRAVVWLYLAEELKQFAADEKNAPVLNARRMPEGPRGLLDAGVDLRPRNWRGRHRGFLLRLAEDPWESAGALAAFLDPVQVAEIVPDPYERSHLNRFRPGPPASGAPGSPGALIAERIMTADDLDEISLLRADLAAVLEEARDTRPAPRPTAKRTPAPAHPRHVGTHRLAEPGQRENWGQPEGQPEEPGRSEAPQPPRGLLSRLRRKARRATTT
- a CDS encoding roadblock/LC7 domain-containing protein — encoded protein: MAQNQGLGWLLDDLTERVDHVRHALVLSNDGLVTGASTGLRREDAEHLAAVSSGLHSLAKGSGRHFGAGRVRQTMVEFDDAVLFVTAAGTGSCLCVLSGAEADIGQIAYEMTLLVNRVGEHLDVDARQPERTPITDL
- a CDS encoding PPOX class F420-dependent oxidoreductase; translated protein: MAQKMTDEEWRAFVSQGTHTAKLSTVRADGSPHVTPIWFVLDGDDLVFTTGKSSVKGRNLARDGRVALCVDVDRPPYDFVVVQGRARISEDLDELRHWAGRIGARYMGEERAEEFGARNGVPGELLVRVSIDKVLAEKGVAD
- a CDS encoding ATP/GTP-binding protein; the encoded protein is MVSEHPDASDGETAALALKILVAGGFGVGKTTLVGAVSEIRPLRTEELLSEAGQLVDDTDGVDQKVTTTVAMDFGRITIRSGLSLYLFGTPGQDRFWFLWDELSQGALGAVVLADTRRLEDCFPAVDYFEHRHIPFVVAVNCFAGARAYGAQDVSRALDLDQGTPVVLCDARDRDSGKEVLIRLVEYAGRMHTARLLDSVG
- a CDS encoding DUF742 domain-containing protein — protein: MTEDTTADPREQGSQWYDNEAGPLVRPYAMTGGRTKPGPTGVRFDLIALVTLDAAAPGADDDTALGPEHRVLVELCRPETQSVAELAAGADLPVGVVRVLLGDLLEMGCVTVSRPVPPAQLPDERILREVIEGLRAL
- a CDS encoding roadblock/LC7 domain-containing protein, with the translated sequence MIQDPSMRAAQRSGELDWLLDDLVVRVSEVRHAVVLSNDGLAVGASTGLRREDAEHLAAVASGFHSLAKGAGRHFGAGGVRQTMVEMDDAFLFVAAAGDGSCLAVLTAVTADIGLVAYEMARLVKRVGEHLYTPARAAARPPAAG